The Acidobacteriota bacterium genome contains the following window.
TTAAAGGGGGTGGTAAGAGCTTTGAGCGGATACCCCTTGCGGATATCGCCGATCTTTTCCCTGAGACCCAGATAATTATGGTGGTTGACCCTTTAAATGCCCCTTATCTGGTGAAGTCAACCCGGTTTTTCATCGAGCGGGGATTTAGGAATATCGCCCATAACCCGGATTTTGAGGCAAGCTGGCAAGAGGCAGACCTTGCCCTTCTTAGAGAAAAGGTAAAGGAGTTGATGGATTACTATATCGACCTCTACGAGGCGGGGAAGAGGGTTAACTTTATGTGGCTTGGCTGGGCGATGAAGAACATCAATGCTGCTAAGGGAAGGATCGCTCAGACCCTTTGTGGTCTCAATAATAATCTGCTTGCTATCGATACCGATGGGAGGATCTACCCCTGCCAGGGATATATCAACTGCCGGTCGGAGCTTTCAAAGCTTTATTCCATCGGGGATGTGTTTAAGGGGATAACTGCAGAGAAGAAGGAGGCGGGGATATTGGCAAAAAGCAGGCTTAAGCCGCCGGATGGGGCAGATTGTGCACACTGTTTCCTTAGGTGGAAGTGTAGCGGTGGTTGTCTTCCTGAAAATCTCGCCGTCACTGGCGATCGGTATCAGATAAGGGAGAATCACTGCCGGCTACTAAATATCATCATCCCGGAGGCAACGAGGGCGTTGATCTTGACGGGTCAGGTGTCTGTTGGCACTCCGCCTCCTCCGCCGTGGCGAGCTCTTGAAGAAAGGCTTGCCCGAATTGAGAAAAAGCTCTCCGGGATGCCAATCGTTCAGATAGAGAAAGTGAGGTGATAATATGGCTTGGGATAAAAACAAACCATCCTCAGGAAATGCTACTACCCAAAGTGTAAGGGATAATTTTGCTGCCATCGAGGCGGTGTTATCTCAGGATGCCCTTCTAAACGGATACATCAGGGCTGAAGTGGTGAGTAGCAATCCAACCCCGGGGAAAGAGGGGCGGTTGATATTCAACACGACCTTAGGGGCACTTCTGGTAGATAGCGGCTCCTCCTGGCTCAATCTGACGCCATCAGCGAGGATGAAGTGTGGTTCCTATACCGGAAACGGAGTGGATAACCGGGAGATAACCGGGATCGGCTTCCAGCCGGATTATGTCATAGTGAAGAGGGCTGGGGGAACTGATCTTACCGATTCTGGATTGGTCTTTCGCACCAAAACGATGGGGACGAATGAGAGCTTTAGCACTTACGGAGCTGCCCTTACCAATGGTATCAAATCCTTCACCACCGATGGTTTCACACTCGGCACTGATGACCGGGTGAATAAGAACGGTGAGACCTATCACTATATAGCTTTCAAGGAGGGCTGATGGATGAAGCTTGCAGTGAGGAAGAAGGATAACCAGGTGATGAACGAT
Protein-coding sequences here:
- a CDS encoding radical SAM protein; amino-acid sequence: MKLFWVYLTNNCNLACRYCFQRHQKRDMSLSVATATIDFITNDPRDDLQVQFYGGEPTLKWDLMWWMIETIRERRKKTRFTFTTNGTLLTRQRLKQIKEGKVRFALSCDGPPEVQNRSRPLKGGGKSFERIPLADIADLFPETQIIMVVDPLNAPYLVKSTRFFIERGFRNIAHNPDFEASWQEADLALLREKVKELMDYYIDLYEAGKRVNFMWLGWAMKNINAAKGRIAQTLCGLNNNLLAIDTDGRIYPCQGYINCRSELSKLYSIGDVFKGITAEKKEAGILAKSRLKPPDGADCAHCFLRWKCSGGCLPENLAVTGDRYQIRENHCRLLNIIIPEATRALILTGQVSVGTPPPPPWRALEERLARIEKKLSGMPIVQIEKVR